In Nocardioides sp. WS12, the DNA window CACCTGCTCGACCTCGGTCGGGTAGACGTTCACGCCGCCACTGATGACGAGGTCCTCGCGGCGGCCGTCGAGGAAGAGGTAGCCGTCGTCGTCGATCCGACCGACGTCGCCGACGGTGAAGGCGGGTCCCTCCGCAGTGGTGCGCCAGGTGGCGGCGGTCTTGGCGGGCTCGTTGAAGTAGGTGAACCGGGCGAAGTCGGGCACGGTGCACCAGATGGTGCCGTCGGCGTCGAGGCTCAGTGACCTGCCGGGTCGCGCCCGCCCGACGGTCCCGGGCCGCTCGACCCACTCCTCGCTGCGGCAGGCCGTGAACTGGCCCTCGGTCGATCCGTAGAACTCCCAGGTCGACCCCTCGGGGAAGGCTTCGATCAGGCGGCGCTTGAGATCCGTGGGGCACGGGGCGCCGGCGTGGGCGACGAGCCGGAAGCACGACAGGTCAGGGGCGCCGTGGGTGTCCCAGTGCTCGAAGAGCCGCTGCAGGTGGGTCGGTACGCAGAACATCGTGGTCGGTCGCTCCCGCGCGATCGTCTCGGTGATCCTGGCCGGATCGAATCCACTCCGTTGGTCGAGCTCGTCGAGACCCACGATCCGGCCGCCGGCCAGCAGCGTTCCCATCGCGAAGCGCAGCGGCGCCGAGTGGTACAGCGGGCTGAGCACGAGGTTGACGTCGTCGGCCGAGAATCCCCACAGGTCGCGCTCGTCGGCGAGCAGCGCCCGTGCGTCCGGCTCACTCAGGACCCCCGAGAACACGCCCTTCGGGACACCGGTCGTGCCACTCGTGCAGTGCATCGGCCGCCCCAGCGGCAACCCGGCCTCCGGCAGTACGTCGACGAGGTCGGCCAGGTCCGCAGCCGACCGCACGATTCGGGTCGGTGCCAGGCCCGCCAGGATCCGCTCCTGTTCGCTGTCCGTCAGCCGCGGGTCCAGCGGGATGGGAAAGACACCGGCGGTGAGCAACCGCAGCACCGCGTCGACGTACTCGTGCGAACCGGGCACCAGCAGCGCCACCCGGTCGCCTGCGCTCAGTGGCCGTTGCTCCACGAGTGCCTCCACGGGGCCACAGTAGGGTCTCCCCGTGCGCGTTGGACTGACCGGGGGGATCGCCTCGGGGAAGAGCACTGTCTCGACGATCCTGCGCGAGCTCGGTGCGGTGATCATCGACGCCGACCAGCTCGCGCGCGAGGTGGTGGCCCGGGGGACACCCGGGCTCGCCGCCGTCGTCGAGGCCTTCGGCCCGGAACTCCTCACCGAGGACGGTGACCTCGATCGCCCCAAGATGGGCGCCCTGGTCTTCGGTGACGAGGAGCAGCGGCGGCGCCTCGAGGCGATCGTGCATCCGCTGGTCTTCCAGCGGTACGCCGAACTGGAGGCGTCCGCGCCCGCTGACGGCATCGTGGTGCACGACATCCCGCTCCTCGTCGAGTCGGGTCGTGCCACGGAGTTCGACGCGGTGATCGTCGTCGACGCACCCACCGAGGTCCAGATCGAGCGGATGGTGCGCGACCGGGGCTGGACCGAGCAGGACGCGCTCGCGCGGATCGCCGCTCAGGCGACCCGCGAGGAACGGCGCGCCGTCGCGACGTACTTGATCGACAACACCGGAACGCACGAAGACCTCCGTATGCGGGTCACGGAGGTCTTCGCGGAGCTTCAGGCCAAGGTCGTCGAGTAGCAGCGACGCACGACCGCGCCGGTGGTTGAGGTGCGAGCGCCAGCGAGCCTCGAAACCTAGGCAGCCAGGTCCGGGTCGCCGAGGCGACGCAACTTCTGCAGCGCCTCCCGCTCGAGCTGGCGCACCCGCTCGGCGGAGATGCCGTGCTTCACGCCGATGTCGGCCAGCTTGTGCTGGCGACCGTCCACGAGACCGTAGCGCGAGCGGATGATGTCGGCCGCACGCTCGTCGAGCTGGTCGACCAGGGTGTTGAGCCGGTCGCGGGCCTCGGTGTCGAGCACCGTCAGGTCGGGGCCGGGGGTGGTCTCCTGGGCCATCAGGTCGCCCAGCGAGGTGTCGCCGTCCTCGTCGATCGGGGTGTCGAGGCTGACGTGCTCACGGCCCCAGGCCATCAGGTCCAGGACCCGGTCGACCGGCAGGCCGAGCTCGGCAGCGATCTCGGTGGGGTCGGGATCGCGGCCGAGCTGGCGCTCGAGCGTGCGGCGGGCGCCGCCGACCTGGTTGAGCTCCTCGACCACGTGCACGGGCAGCCGCACCACGCGGGCCTGCTGCGCGATGCCGCGCGTGATGGCCTGGCGCACCCACCAGGTGGCGTAGGTGGAGAACTTGTAGCCCTTGGCGTAGTCGAACTTC includes these proteins:
- a CDS encoding class I adenylate-forming enzyme family protein produces the protein MEALVEQRPLSAGDRVALLVPGSHEYVDAVLRLLTAGVFPIPLDPRLTDSEQERILAGLAPTRIVRSAADLADLVDVLPEAGLPLGRPMHCTSGTTGVPKGVFSGVLSEPDARALLADERDLWGFSADDVNLVLSPLYHSAPLRFAMGTLLAGGRIVGLDELDQRSGFDPARITETIARERPTTMFCVPTHLQRLFEHWDTHGAPDLSCFRLVAHAGAPCPTDLKRRLIEAFPEGSTWEFYGSTEGQFTACRSEEWVERPGTVGRARPGRSLSLDADGTIWCTVPDFARFTYFNEPAKTAATWRTTAEGPAFTVGDVGRIDDDGYLFLDGRREDLVISGGVNVYPTEVEQVLGTCPGVADIAVYGVDDSRWGQRVCAAVVGTADADALDRFAREHLAPPKRPKDYVLLDALPRTLTGKVRRNELVAGHPAVSSDPSDA
- the coaE gene encoding dephospho-CoA kinase; its protein translation is MRVGLTGGIASGKSTVSTILRELGAVIIDADQLAREVVARGTPGLAAVVEAFGPELLTEDGDLDRPKMGALVFGDEEQRRRLEAIVHPLVFQRYAELEASAPADGIVVHDIPLLVESGRATEFDAVIVVDAPTEVQIERMVRDRGWTEQDALARIAAQATREERRAVATYLIDNTGTHEDLRMRVTEVFAELQAKVVE
- a CDS encoding sigma-70 family RNA polymerase sigma factor, giving the protein MATATARRNTGREIEGRDSVGLYLDEIARTPLLDAAREVELAKAIEAGLYAESLLAEGRVGRRKGGAPKLANQAELEWIAEEGQKAVTEFINANLRLVVSIARKYGRAQMPMLDLIQEGNTGLIRAVEKFDYAKGYKFSTYATWWVRQAITRGIAQQARVVRLPVHVVEELNQVGGARRTLERQLGRDPDPTEIAAELGLPVDRVLDLMAWGREHVSLDTPIDEDGDTSLGDLMAQETTPGPDLTVLDTEARDRLNTLVDQLDERAADIIRSRYGLVDGRQHKLADIGVKHGISAERVRQLEREALQKLRRLGDPDLAA